The Corynebacterium simulans genome contains a region encoding:
- the tuf gene encoding elongation factor Tu: MAKEKFERTKPHVNIGTIGHVDHGKTTTTAAITKVLADQYPEENTAFAFDMIDKAPEEKERGITINISHVEYSTPKRHYAHVDAPGHADYIKNMITGAAQMDGAILVVAATDGPMPQTREHVLLARQVGVPYILVALNKCDMVDDEEIIELVEMEIRELLAEQDYDEEAPIVHISALKALEGDEKWVQAVVDLMQACDDSIPDPERELDKPFLMPIEDIFTITGRGTVVTGRVERGSLNVNEDVEIIGIQEKSISTTVTGIEMFRKMMDYTEAGDNCGLLLRGTKREEVERGQVVIKPGAYTPHTQFEGSVYVLKKEEGGRHTPFMDNYRPQFYFRTTDVTGVIKLPEGTEMVMPGDNVEMSVELIQPVAMDEGLRFAIREGSRTVGAGRVTKIIK; this comes from the coding sequence GTGGCAAAGGAGAAGTTCGAGCGTACGAAGCCGCATGTTAACATCGGCACCATCGGACACGTCGACCACGGCAAGACCACCACCACCGCAGCGATCACCAAGGTTCTGGCTGACCAGTACCCTGAGGAGAACACCGCTTTCGCATTCGACATGATCGATAAGGCTCCTGAGGAGAAGGAGCGCGGTATTACCATCAACATCTCCCACGTTGAGTACTCCACCCCGAAGCGCCACTACGCACACGTTGACGCTCCGGGCCACGCCGACTACATCAAGAACATGATTACCGGTGCTGCTCAGATGGACGGCGCTATCCTGGTTGTTGCTGCAACCGATGGCCCGATGCCGCAGACCCGCGAGCACGTTCTTCTGGCTCGCCAGGTTGGCGTTCCTTACATCCTCGTTGCACTGAACAAGTGCGACATGGTTGACGACGAGGAAATCATCGAGCTCGTCGAGATGGAGATCCGCGAGCTGCTCGCTGAGCAGGACTACGACGAGGAAGCTCCGATCGTTCACATCTCCGCTCTGAAGGCTCTTGAGGGCGACGAGAAGTGGGTACAGGCTGTTGTCGACCTCATGCAGGCTTGCGATGACTCCATCCCGGATCCGGAGCGCGAGCTGGACAAGCCGTTCCTGATGCCGATCGAGGACATCTTCACCATCACCGGCCGCGGTACCGTTGTTACCGGCCGTGTTGAGCGTGGCTCCCTGAACGTCAACGAGGACGTCGAGATCATCGGTATCCAGGAGAAGTCCATCTCCACCACCGTTACCGGTATCGAGATGTTCCGCAAGATGATGGACTACACCGAGGCTGGCGACAACTGTGGCCTGCTTCTGCGTGGTACCAAGCGTGAAGAGGTTGAGCGTGGCCAGGTTGTTATCAAGCCGGGCGCTTACACCCCTCACACCCAGTTCGAGGGTTCCGTCTACGTCCTGAAGAAGGAAGAGGGCGGCCGCCACACCCCGTTCATGGACAACTACCGTCCGCAGTTCTACTTCCGCACCACCGACGTTACCGGCGTCATCAAGCTGCCTGAGGGCACCGAGATGGTTATGCCTGGCGACAACGTCGAGATGTCCGTCGAGCTGATCCAGCCGGTCGCTATGGACGAGGGCCTGCGCTTCGCTATCCGCGAGGGCTCCCGCACCGTCGGCGCTGGCCGCGTTACCAAGATCATCAAGTAA